Proteins encoded by one window of Gordonia jinghuaiqii:
- a CDS encoding glycosyltransferase: MKLSAVVPAYNEEAAIGACLDRLLAQTRPFDEIVVVDNASTDGTRGVLDSYAERNPIIRVVVEPTPGIYHARRAGFDAATGDVLARTDADTLVCPTWAAAIESHFAGPRGEQFSAVTGPGLFGEAPPFDPIRKLAERGKLFKEGGETQGLVGPNMVMASKVWDDIRDELIDDDEIWEDLDVSLTLAGLGHRIWFDPGLVVESSPRQVRHSAWKNRSYLLGGLKTAVRRGDNKLRWALRMDLPFRFVLYSILWLTHRPWDSATQTWRPHRLFTPLERERPLITNGR; the protein is encoded by the coding sequence ATGAAACTGTCTGCGGTTGTCCCGGCCTACAACGAAGAAGCGGCGATCGGCGCGTGCCTCGATCGACTGCTGGCTCAGACGCGTCCATTCGACGAGATCGTGGTCGTCGACAATGCGTCGACGGACGGGACGCGCGGAGTGCTTGATTCCTACGCCGAACGGAATCCGATCATCCGGGTGGTGGTCGAACCGACGCCGGGGATCTATCACGCGCGTCGCGCCGGTTTCGACGCGGCAACCGGCGATGTCCTTGCCCGCACCGATGCCGACACCCTCGTATGTCCTACCTGGGCGGCGGCAATCGAGTCGCATTTCGCAGGCCCGAGGGGCGAGCAGTTCTCGGCTGTCACGGGTCCGGGGCTGTTCGGCGAGGCCCCTCCCTTCGACCCGATCCGGAAGCTGGCCGAGCGGGGCAAGTTGTTCAAGGAGGGCGGGGAGACCCAAGGGCTCGTCGGTCCCAACATGGTGATGGCCTCGAAGGTCTGGGACGACATCAGGGACGAGCTGATCGATGACGACGAGATCTGGGAAGACCTGGATGTGAGCCTCACGCTGGCCGGGCTCGGTCACCGGATCTGGTTCGATCCCGGCCTGGTGGTGGAGTCGTCGCCACGGCAGGTCCGCCACTCGGCCTGGAAGAACCGGTCGTATCTGCTCGGTGGTCTCAAGACGGCTGTGCGCCGGGGAGACAACAAGCTCCGGTGGGCCCTGAGAATGGACCTGCCGTTTCGCTTCGTGCTGTATTCCATCCTCTGGCTGACCCACCGGCCGTGGGATTCCGCGACGCAGACATGGCGACCTCACCGCCTGTTCACTCCGCTGGAACGCGAGCGTCCGTTGATCACCAACGGGCGCTGA
- the rpsQ gene encoding 30S ribosomal protein S17: MSEDQKVTETQTAEVRARRKERIGYVVSDKMEKTIVVELEDRKSHKLYGKIIRTTSKVKAHDENGDAGVGDRVRIMETRPLSATKHWRLVEVLEKAK, from the coding sequence ATGAGTGAGGACCAGAAGGTGACCGAAACCCAGACCGCCGAGGTGCGCGCACGCCGCAAGGAGCGCATCGGCTACGTGGTGAGCGACAAGATGGAAAAGACCATCGTGGTCGAGCTGGAAGATCGCAAGAGCCACAAGCTCTACGGCAAGATCATCCGGACCACGAGCAAGGTCAAGGCCCACGACGAAAACGGCGATGCCGGCGTCGGTGACCGCGTGCGGATCATGGAGACCCGCCCGCTGTCGGCGACCAAGCACTGGCGTCTCGTCGAGGTGCTGGAGAAGGCCAAGTAA
- the rplV gene encoding 50S ribosomal protein L22, which yields MTTQTDNPTAKATAKFVRVTPMKARRVLDLVRGKNVDEALDILRFAPQTASEPVYKVLASAVANAENNLDLDRRTLVVSTAFADEGPTLKRFQPRAQGRAFRIRKRTSHITVVVESLPEKAAGGRGRSRQPKKKGA from the coding sequence ATGACTACGCAGACCGATAATCCGACCGCGAAGGCGACCGCCAAGTTCGTGCGCGTCACGCCGATGAAGGCTCGTCGTGTCCTGGACCTGGTCCGCGGCAAGAACGTGGACGAAGCCCTCGACATCCTGCGGTTCGCGCCGCAGACAGCGTCCGAGCCCGTGTACAAGGTTCTGGCCAGCGCCGTTGCCAACGCCGAGAACAACCTGGATCTGGATCGCCGGACCCTCGTCGTCTCGACCGCGTTCGCCGACGAGGGCCCGACCCTCAAGCGCTTCCAGCCGCGCGCCCAGGGCCGCGCATTCCGCATCCGCAAGCGCACCAGCCACATCACCGTGGTCGTGGAAAGCTTGCCGGAGAAGGCAGCCGGCGGCCGTGGCCGTTCGCGTCAGCCGAAGAAGAAGGGAGCCTAG
- the rplW gene encoding 50S ribosomal protein L23, protein MTTVADPRDIILAPVISEKSYGLMEDNVYTFLVHPESNKTEIKIAIEKIFGVSVASVNTANRQGKRKRTRSGYGQRKSTKRAIVSLTADSKPIEIFGGSVS, encoded by the coding sequence ATGACGACCGTTGCCGATCCGCGCGACATCATCCTGGCGCCCGTGATCTCGGAGAAGTCCTACGGACTCATGGAAGACAACGTGTACACCTTCCTGGTGCACCCGGAGTCGAACAAGACCGAGATCAAGATCGCGATCGAGAAGATCTTCGGTGTGAGTGTTGCCAGCGTCAACACCGCGAACCGACAGGGCAAGCGCAAGCGGACCCGCTCCGGCTACGGCCAGCGCAAGTCCACCAAGCGAGCCATCGTGTCGCTGACCGCAGACAGCAAGCCCATCGAGATCTTCGGAGGCTCGGTCAGCTGA
- a CDS encoding ABC transporter permease → MTTIQIPDADASRENRLPAESSLRGWATQSSALARRQLTVLFRDRATVLQILFIPALTMVMFKVVLGDAVGSATGQNSAYGTVPLVILVSAMFGSLASGVRLNQERGTGLLARLYVLPINRAADLTSRLLCEVVRILVTTTLLLIAGLFIGFRFTQGPFAVLGIFAVSLMFGVAYSMFVLAIAVNTRPSAALVPMLSLFSSLLMFFNSGFSPVEAYPTWLQPIVEYQPLTPAIDSMRAMASGGPIAADLIAVVIWTIVILGACTWPALRGYRRAATSR, encoded by the coding sequence ATGACCACGATCCAGATTCCCGACGCCGACGCCTCGCGTGAGAACCGGCTCCCCGCCGAATCGTCCTTGCGGGGCTGGGCCACCCAGAGTTCGGCCCTGGCCCGCAGGCAGCTGACAGTGCTGTTCCGGGACCGCGCAACCGTGTTGCAGATCCTGTTCATCCCGGCCCTGACGATGGTGATGTTCAAGGTCGTGCTGGGCGACGCGGTCGGATCGGCCACAGGCCAGAACTCGGCCTACGGCACCGTACCGCTGGTGATCCTCGTGAGTGCCATGTTCGGTTCGCTGGCCAGCGGCGTGCGCCTCAATCAGGAACGCGGCACCGGGCTCCTCGCGCGTCTGTATGTGCTCCCCATCAACCGGGCCGCCGACCTCACCTCGCGCCTGCTCTGCGAGGTCGTCCGAATCCTGGTCACGACGACTCTGCTCCTGATCGCCGGCCTGTTCATCGGCTTCCGTTTCACGCAGGGCCCGTTCGCCGTGCTCGGGATCTTCGCGGTCTCGCTGATGTTCGGTGTCGCCTACTCGATGTTCGTGCTGGCCATCGCGGTCAACACCCGCCCCAGCGCGGCCCTTGTTCCGATGCTGTCGTTGTTCTCGAGCCTGCTCATGTTCTTCAACTCGGGCTTCAGCCCGGTCGAGGCCTACCCCACCTGGCTACAGCCCATCGTCGAGTATCAGCCGCTGACCCCGGCGATCGACAGCATGCGGGCGATGGCGTCGGGCGGCCCGATCGCGGCAGATCTCATCGCCGTGGTGATCTGGACGATCGTGATCCTCGGGGCCTGCACCTGGCCCGCCCTGCGGGGCTACCGCCGGGCCGCGACCAGCCGCTAG
- a CDS encoding phosphoribosyltransferase — MNTPATTDREILTWELNGIACRELAQQVADDGFIPDIILGIARGGLIPAGAIAYALDCKLMISLNVEFYTGVGETLSEPVMLPSLLESSGLTDQRVLVVDDVADTGKTLKLVNDFCEEQGRVAEVRNAVIYKKPHTITVPDYTWRTTDKWINFPWSAQGPVVAG; from the coding sequence ATGAACACTCCCGCCACCACCGACCGCGAGATCCTCACCTGGGAACTCAACGGGATCGCCTGCCGCGAGCTCGCGCAGCAGGTCGCCGACGACGGATTCATCCCCGACATCATCCTCGGCATCGCACGCGGCGGTCTCATCCCGGCCGGGGCCATCGCCTACGCCCTCGACTGCAAGCTGATGATCTCGCTGAACGTCGAGTTCTACACCGGCGTCGGCGAGACCCTGTCGGAACCCGTCATGTTGCCGTCACTGCTCGAGTCGAGCGGTCTGACCGATCAGCGTGTCCTGGTCGTCGACGACGTCGCGGACACCGGCAAGACGCTGAAGCTCGTCAACGACTTCTGCGAAGAACAGGGCCGCGTGGCCGAGGTCCGCAACGCGGTGATCTACAAGAAGCCGCACACGATCACGGTCCCCGATTACACCTGGCGGACCACCGACAAGTGGATCAACTTTCCGTGGTCGGCCCAGGGCCCGGTTGTGGCAGGCTGA
- a CDS encoding sensor histidine kinase, with the protein MPPTAPAMTDGSVHHPAWVRRAFESDSAEPDLDRVRRIGARFLGLGLIGYPIVSAPAIIASAPLTAPWWPLVSILLSVGPGIMLIVASFRPGTAWLSPLALTTWAGYLLGIMLWFVAWTGTSLADSHDSAQWMVAFCGMPSMVLMLVHPRLGVTSLVVSSVAAQVSQQLGRFGELTPVLVLEILWSFAFTGVFLAVVLVATRTGRMLDETREETYRSAASVAAGSAREVEKARFDAIVHDRVIASLLAVEAGRPDARLAAQAASALDELAQVPEQTQASGVSRAEAIRRIRSASADISETSDVEIVESDPDDPDPEDRDPEDRDHENRDHEDRDHEDRDPDDEVDGHGAVVYPTEVVDAVVEAMSEALRNVIRHAGPDADCAVLVQFAPDALSMAVVDNGVGFEPGGVAPGRLGIEVSIRGRLARVPGGHAHVNSRPGRGTTVQIRWERP; encoded by the coding sequence ATGCCCCCGACCGCCCCCGCGATGACCGACGGATCCGTACACCATCCGGCGTGGGTTCGACGTGCGTTCGAATCCGACTCGGCCGAACCGGATCTCGATCGCGTGCGCCGGATAGGTGCGCGGTTCCTCGGTCTCGGGCTCATCGGATATCCGATCGTCTCTGCGCCCGCGATCATCGCGTCGGCGCCGTTGACCGCCCCGTGGTGGCCGCTGGTCAGCATTCTGTTGTCGGTGGGCCCCGGAATCATGTTGATCGTCGCCAGTTTTCGGCCGGGCACCGCATGGCTGAGTCCGTTGGCCCTCACGACGTGGGCGGGTTACCTCCTGGGCATCATGCTGTGGTTCGTCGCCTGGACCGGGACCTCCCTGGCGGATTCGCATGATTCGGCCCAGTGGATGGTCGCATTCTGCGGGATGCCGAGCATGGTGCTGATGCTCGTCCACCCACGACTCGGAGTGACGAGTCTTGTCGTGTCGTCGGTCGCCGCGCAGGTGTCGCAGCAGCTCGGCCGGTTCGGCGAACTGACACCCGTCCTGGTCCTGGAGATCCTGTGGTCGTTCGCGTTCACCGGGGTGTTCCTCGCCGTCGTGCTGGTGGCCACACGCACCGGCCGCATGCTCGACGAGACGCGCGAAGAGACCTACCGGAGTGCGGCCAGTGTCGCCGCGGGCTCGGCGCGCGAGGTCGAGAAGGCCCGATTCGACGCCATCGTCCACGATCGGGTCATCGCCTCGCTGCTGGCCGTCGAAGCCGGCCGGCCCGATGCACGGTTGGCCGCCCAGGCGGCGTCGGCGCTCGACGAACTCGCGCAGGTGCCTGAGCAGACCCAGGCCTCGGGCGTGTCGCGAGCGGAGGCGATCCGACGGATCCGGTCCGCGTCGGCGGACATCTCCGAAACCTCCGACGTCGAGATCGTGGAGAGCGACCCCGACGACCCCGACCCCGAAGACCGCGACCCTGAAGACCGCGACCACGAAAATCGCGACCACGAAGACCGCGACCACGAAGACCGCGACCCGGACGACGAGGTCGACGGTCACGGCGCCGTCGTGTACCCCACCGAGGTCGTCGACGCCGTCGTGGAGGCGATGTCCGAGGCGTTGCGCAACGTGATCCGCCACGCCGGACCAGACGCGGACTGCGCCGTTCTGGTGCAGTTCGCGCCGGATGCCTTGAGCATGGCGGTCGTCGACAACGGCGTCGGCTTCGAACCGGGCGGGGTGGCCCCCGGACGACTGGGGATCGAGGTCAGTATCCGCGGGCGACTCGCCAGGGTCCCGGGAGGTCACGCCCACGTGAACAGCCGCCCGGGGCGGGGAACCACGGTTCAGATCCGTTGGGAACGTCCGTGA
- the rpsS gene encoding 30S ribosomal protein S19, which yields MPRSLKKGPFVDDHLLKKVDVQNEKGTKQVIKTWSRRSTIIPDFIGHTFAVHDGRKHVPVFISDSMVGHKLGEFAPTRTFKGHIKDDRKAKRR from the coding sequence ATGCCACGCAGCCTCAAGAAGGGCCCGTTCGTCGACGACCACCTCCTGAAGAAGGTGGACGTCCAGAACGAGAAGGGCACCAAGCAGGTCATCAAGACCTGGTCCCGTCGTTCGACCATCATTCCCGACTTCATCGGTCACACCTTTGCCGTCCATGACGGACGCAAGCATGTGCCGGTGTTCATCTCGGACTCGATGGTCGGGCACAAGCTGGGCGAGTTCGCCCCCACCCGCACCTTCAAGGGTCACATCAAGGATGACCGGAAAGCGAAGCGCCGTTAA
- the rpsC gene encoding 30S ribosomal protein S3 gives MGQKINPHGFRLGITTDWKSRWYADKQYAEYVKEDVAIRKLLSTGLERAGIAKVEIERTRDRVRVDIHTARPGIVIGRRGAEADRIRGDLEKLTGKQVQLNILEVKNAESEAQLVAQGVAEQLSNRVAFRRAMRKAIQSAMRQPNVKGIRVQCSGRLGGAEMSRSEFYREGRVPLHTLRADIDYGLYEAKTTFGRIGVKVWIYKGDIVGGRRELAAAAPAAEDRRPRRPSRPRRSGASGTTATSTDAARAAEAAPAEATAGAAEKQEG, from the coding sequence GTGGGCCAGAAAATCAACCCGCACGGTTTCCGTCTGGGCATCACCACCGACTGGAAGTCGCGGTGGTACGCCGACAAGCAGTACGCGGAATACGTCAAAGAGGATGTCGCCATCCGCAAGCTCCTCTCCACGGGGCTCGAGCGGGCCGGTATCGCGAAGGTCGAGATCGAGCGCACCCGTGACCGGGTTCGCGTCGACATCCACACCGCGCGTCCGGGCATCGTCATCGGTCGCCGCGGCGCCGAGGCCGATCGCATCCGCGGCGACCTGGAGAAGCTGACCGGTAAGCAGGTCCAGCTGAACATCCTCGAGGTCAAGAACGCAGAGTCCGAGGCCCAGCTGGTGGCCCAGGGCGTCGCCGAGCAGCTGAGCAACCGTGTGGCGTTCCGCCGCGCGATGCGCAAGGCGATCCAGTCGGCGATGCGTCAGCCGAACGTGAAGGGCATCCGGGTCCAGTGCTCGGGTCGTCTGGGCGGCGCAGAGATGAGCCGCAGTGAGTTCTACCGCGAGGGTCGCGTGCCGCTGCACACGTTGCGCGCCGACATCGACTACGGGCTCTACGAAGCCAAGACCACTTTCGGCCGGATCGGCGTGAAGGTGTGGATCTACAAGGGCGACATCGTCGGTGGACGTCGCGAGCTGGCCGCGGCCGCTCCGGCAGCCGAGGATCGCCGTCCGCGCCGGCCCAGCCGGCCCCGGCGTAGCGGTGCCTCGGGCACCACTGCGACGAGCACCGACGCCGCTCGCGCGGCCGAGGCTGCTCCGGCCGAGGCCACTGCTGGTGCGGCTGAGAAGCAGGAGGGCTAG
- the rpsJ gene encoding 30S ribosomal protein S10 produces the protein MAGQKIRIRLKAYDHEAIDASARKIVETVTRTGARVVGPVPLPTEKNVYCVIRSPHKYKDSREHFEMRTHKRLIDILDPTPKTVDALMRIDLPASVDVNIQ, from the coding sequence GTGGCGGGACAAAAGATCCGCATCAGGCTCAAGGCCTACGACCACGAGGCGATCGACGCTTCGGCGCGCAAGATCGTGGAAACCGTGACCCGTACGGGTGCACGAGTCGTTGGCCCGGTGCCGTTGCCCACCGAGAAGAACGTGTACTGCGTCATCCGTTCGCCGCATAAGTACAAGGACAGCCGCGAACACTTCGAGATGCGTACACACAAGCGACTCATCGACATCCTCGACCCGACACCGAAGACGGTCGACGCGCTCATGCGCATCGACCTGCCGGCCAGCGTCGACGTCAACATCCAGTAG
- a CDS encoding hotdog fold domain-containing protein encodes MSATSPTYALRKKLPANALGNVLFSLGMVAKVPYFGTVLPVVQEMEPGYCKVTAPNWFGVHNHIGTFHAIAACNLAEAAMGMLMEATTPTSHRWIPKAMQTSYLTKATTRLTAEARLAEPIDFETVTAGTDVTVSVRIVDAKGVEVVHCDITTWVTPK; translated from the coding sequence ATGTCTGCCACCAGCCCCACCTACGCCCTGCGTAAGAAGCTTCCCGCCAATGCACTCGGCAACGTCCTGTTCTCCCTGGGCATGGTCGCGAAGGTCCCCTATTTCGGTACGGTCCTGCCCGTCGTGCAGGAGATGGAACCGGGGTACTGCAAGGTCACCGCACCCAACTGGTTCGGCGTGCACAACCACATCGGCACCTTCCACGCGATCGCCGCCTGCAACCTCGCCGAGGCCGCGATGGGCATGTTGATGGAGGCCACCACCCCGACCTCTCATCGCTGGATTCCCAAGGCGATGCAGACGAGCTACCTGACCAAGGCCACGACCCGCCTGACGGCCGAGGCCCGGCTCGCCGAGCCGATCGACTTCGAGACGGTCACCGCCGGCACAGACGTCACGGTGTCGGTGCGCATCGTCGACGCCAAGGGTGTGGAGGTGGTGCACTGCGACATCACCACCTGGGTCACGCCGAAATAG
- the rplB gene encoding 50S ribosomal protein L2, with protein sequence MAIRKYKPTTPGRRGASGSDFAEVTRDHPEKSLVRPLHGRGGRNAHGRITTRHKGGGHKRAYRLIDFRRNDKDGINAKVAHIEYDPNRTARIALLHYLDGEKRYIIAPKGLKQGDIVESGSTADIKPGNNLPLRNIPTGTQIHAVELRPGGGAKMARSAGASIQLLGKEGTYATLRMPSGEIRRVDVRCRATVGEVGNAEQSNINWGKAGRMRWKGKRPTVRGVVMNPVDHPHGGGEGKTSGGRHPVSPWGKPEGRTRKNKASDKLIVRRRRTGKNKR encoded by the coding sequence ATGGCAATTCGTAAGTACAAGCCGACGACCCCCGGTCGTCGCGGGGCCAGCGGCTCCGATTTCGCGGAGGTCACCCGTGACCATCCGGAGAAGTCGCTCGTGCGTCCGCTGCACGGGCGTGGTGGCCGTAACGCTCACGGCCGCATCACCACTCGTCACAAGGGTGGCGGCCACAAGCGCGCCTACCGTCTGATCGACTTCCGTCGTAACGACAAGGACGGCATCAACGCCAAGGTCGCTCACATCGAGTACGACCCGAACCGCACTGCGCGGATCGCGCTGCTGCACTACCTCGACGGCGAGAAGCGCTACATCATCGCGCCGAAGGGCCTGAAGCAGGGCGACATCGTCGAGAGCGGTTCGACCGCCGACATCAAGCCCGGCAACAACCTGCCGCTGCGCAACATCCCGACCGGTACCCAGATCCACGCCGTGGAGCTGCGTCCGGGCGGCGGAGCGAAGATGGCCCGCAGCGCGGGTGCTTCGATCCAGTTGCTCGGTAAGGAAGGCACCTACGCCACGCTGCGTATGCCCTCCGGCGAGATCCGTCGCGTCGACGTGCGCTGCCGCGCAACCGTCGGCGAGGTGGGCAACGCCGAGCAGAGCAACATCAACTGGGGTAAGGCCGGCCGTATGCGCTGGAAGGGCAAGCGCCCGACCGTCCGCGGTGTCGTGATGAACCCGGTCGACCACCCGCACGGCGGTGGTGAGGGCAAGACCTCCGGTGGTCGCCACCCGGTCTCGCCCTGGGGCAAGCCCGAGGGCCGCACCCGTAAGAACAAGGCCAGCGACAAGCTGATCGTCCGTCGCCGCCGCACCGGCAAGAACAAGCGATAA
- the rplD gene encoding 50S ribosomal protein L4 encodes MSTDVTKDSATKLTLDVKTADGKTNGTVDLPAALFDAPANIALMHQVVVAQQAAARQGTHSTKTRAEVRGGGAKPYRQKGTGRARQGSTRAPQFAGGGIVHGPKPRDYSQRTPKKMKAAALRGALSDRARNERIHVITELVSGQVPSTKMARQFLESLSDRRKFLVVLGREDLTGWSSVANLQNVLPISPDQLNTYDVLDSDEVVFSVETLNAFIEQNTADAKAAVEKTAEEA; translated from the coding sequence GTGAGCACCGACGTGACAAAGGATTCGGCAACCAAGTTGACGCTGGACGTCAAGACCGCCGACGGCAAGACCAACGGAACCGTTGACCTGCCCGCCGCGCTCTTCGACGCCCCGGCCAACATTGCGCTGATGCACCAGGTCGTTGTGGCCCAGCAGGCCGCGGCACGCCAGGGCACACACTCGACCAAGACCCGCGCCGAGGTCCGCGGCGGCGGCGCCAAGCCGTACCGCCAGAAGGGCACCGGCCGCGCTCGCCAGGGTTCGACCCGTGCACCGCAGTTCGCCGGCGGCGGCATCGTCCACGGCCCGAAGCCGCGCGACTACAGCCAGCGCACCCCCAAGAAGATGAAGGCGGCCGCCCTGCGCGGTGCGCTGAGCGATCGCGCTCGCAACGAGCGCATCCACGTGATCACCGAACTGGTCTCGGGGCAGGTCCCCTCGACCAAGATGGCACGGCAGTTCCTGGAGAGCCTCTCCGATCGCCGCAAGTTCCTGGTCGTTCTCGGCCGCGAGGATCTGACCGGCTGGTCGAGCGTGGCGAACCTGCAGAACGTGCTGCCGATCTCGCCGGATCAGCTCAACACCTACGACGTCCTGGATTCGGACGAGGTGGTGTTCAGCGTGGAGACGCTCAACGCCTTCATCGAGCAGAACACGGCGGATGCCAAGGCTGCCGTCGAGAAGACAGCAGAGGAGGCCTGA
- the rplP gene encoding 50S ribosomal protein L16 has translation MLIPRRVKHRKQHHPSLKGQAKGGTKVTFGDYGIQALEGAYITNRQIESARIAINRHIKRGGKVWINIFPDRPLTKKPAETRMGSGKGSPEWWVAPVKPGRVLFEMTYPNEEIAREALRRAQHKLPIKTRIVTREEQF, from the coding sequence ATGTTGATCCCCCGTCGGGTCAAGCACCGCAAGCAGCACCATCCCAGCCTCAAGGGCCAGGCCAAGGGCGGCACCAAGGTGACGTTCGGCGATTACGGCATCCAGGCTCTGGAAGGCGCGTACATCACCAACCGGCAGATCGAGTCCGCTCGTATCGCCATCAACCGGCACATCAAGCGTGGCGGCAAGGTCTGGATCAACATCTTCCCGGACCGCCCCCTCACCAAGAAGCCGGCCGAGACCCGCATGGGTTCGGGTAAGGGTTCGCCCGAATGGTGGGTCGCCCCGGTCAAGCCGGGTCGCGTGCTGTTCGAGATGACCTACCCGAATGAGGAGATCGCTCGCGAGGCCCTGCGTCGCGCGCAGCACAAGCTCCCCATCAAGACCAGGATCGTGACCAGAGAGGAGCAGTTCTGA
- a CDS encoding glycosyltransferase has product MSTLSVVVPAYNEEATIGACLDRLVNQTRPIDEIIVVDNASDDGTAAIVAQYAASHPEIRLVSESRPGIYWARRAGFDAATGTVLARTDADTLVSAGWAEAIVEHFDGPRGDEYACLTGPILFWGGPAYDRLKRMSLRGELAENGGEFPSMSGQNTALRADAWAAARDRLLDRVDIWEDMDLSMTLVELGYRVWFTPGMLVDTSARQLRFSPLANRHYMLGGIRTAHARGDRKVIAKMYVELPFRLVLWTFLWVMFGGWDDDAKSWSVRTLFTRKKRSRALITDQRTSGADGMGDTA; this is encoded by the coding sequence ATGAGCACGCTGTCAGTTGTGGTGCCCGCGTACAACGAAGAGGCGACGATCGGCGCGTGTCTTGACCGGCTGGTGAACCAGACCAGGCCGATCGACGAGATCATTGTCGTGGACAACGCATCCGACGACGGCACGGCCGCGATCGTCGCGCAGTATGCGGCGTCGCATCCCGAGATCCGTCTCGTCAGCGAGTCGCGACCCGGCATCTACTGGGCGCGCCGCGCCGGGTTCGACGCCGCGACCGGGACGGTACTGGCACGGACCGATGCGGACACGCTGGTGTCGGCGGGCTGGGCCGAGGCGATCGTCGAACACTTCGACGGACCCCGCGGCGACGAGTACGCCTGTCTGACCGGGCCCATCCTGTTCTGGGGCGGACCGGCCTACGACCGGCTGAAGAGGATGTCGCTACGTGGTGAGCTCGCGGAGAACGGCGGAGAGTTCCCGTCGATGTCCGGCCAGAACACCGCCCTGCGCGCCGACGCGTGGGCCGCGGCGCGCGACCGACTTCTCGACCGTGTCGACATCTGGGAGGACATGGACCTCAGCATGACGCTGGTGGAACTGGGCTACCGCGTCTGGTTCACGCCGGGCATGCTCGTCGACACCTCGGCCCGCCAGTTGCGGTTCTCGCCGCTGGCCAACCGGCACTACATGCTCGGCGGGATTCGCACCGCGCACGCCCGCGGTGACCGCAAGGTGATCGCGAAGATGTACGTCGAGCTCCCGTTCCGCCTCGTGCTGTGGACGTTCTTGTGGGTGATGTTCGGTGGCTGGGACGACGACGCGAAGTCGTGGAGCGTCCGCACGTTGTTCACCCGGAAGAAGCGGTCCCGCGCCCTGATCACCGATCAGCGCACGTCCGGTGCGGACGGTATGGGGGATACGGCCTGA
- the rplC gene encoding 50S ribosomal protein L3: MSNQSSTTGILGTKLGMTQVFDENNRVVPVTVIQAGPNVITQLRTADRDGYTAVQLAYGAIDPRKVTKPVAGQYSKAGVTPRRHLAEIRVNDVDAFEVGQELTAEIFADGALVDVTGTSKGKGFAGVMKRHGFAGLGASHGVHRVHRAPGSIGGCATPGRVFKGMRMAGRMGNDKVTTQNLTVHKVDAEAGLLLIKGAIPGRKGGIVMVRDAVKGGAK; the protein is encoded by the coding sequence ATGAGCAACCAGAGTTCAACCACAGGCATCCTGGGCACCAAGCTCGGCATGACCCAGGTATTCGACGAGAACAACCGCGTCGTCCCGGTCACTGTCATCCAGGCCGGCCCGAATGTGATCACCCAGCTCCGTACCGCGGACCGTGACGGCTACACCGCCGTCCAGCTCGCCTACGGCGCCATCGACCCCCGCAAGGTGACCAAGCCGGTCGCCGGTCAGTACAGCAAGGCCGGGGTCACCCCGCGCCGCCACCTGGCCGAGATCCGCGTCAACGACGTCGACGCCTTCGAGGTCGGTCAGGAACTGACCGCCGAGATCTTCGCCGACGGCGCACTGGTCGACGTCACGGGCACCTCCAAGGGCAAGGGCTTCGCCGGCGTCATGAAGCGTCACGGCTTCGCCGGCCTGGGCGCCAGCCACGGCGTGCACCGCGTGCACCGCGCTCCGGGCTCGATCGGTGGCTGTGCCACCCCGGGTCGCGTGTTCAAGGGCATGCGCATGGCAGGCCGTATGGGTAACGACAAGGTGACCACGCAGAACCTCACCGTCCACAAGGTGGACGCCGAGGCCGGCCTGCTGCTGATCAAGGGAGCGATCCCGGGTCGCAAGGGCGGCATCGTGATGGTCCGCGACGCAGTGAAGGGTGGTGCGAAGTGA
- the rpmC gene encoding 50S ribosomal protein L29 has product MALGVAANELRELNDADLVDRLKESKEELFNLRFQMATGQLDNNRRLRTVRREIARIYTVMRERELGLASGPEGDDA; this is encoded by the coding sequence ATGGCACTCGGAGTTGCTGCGAACGAGCTGCGTGAGCTCAATGACGCCGATCTGGTCGATCGCCTGAAAGAGTCGAAGGAAGAACTGTTCAACCTTCGGTTCCAGATGGCCACCGGCCAGCTCGACAACAACCGTCGCCTGCGGACCGTGCGTCGCGAGATCGCACGTATCTACACCGTGATGCGCGAGCGCGAGCTGGGCCTGGCGTCGGGACCGGAAGGTGATGACGCATGA